From a region of the Desmodus rotundus isolate HL8 chromosome 7, HLdesRot8A.1, whole genome shotgun sequence genome:
- the SPATA7 gene encoding spermatogenesis-associated protein 7 isoform X3, whose translation MNGSRRVRTPSVLPTSGLSCLFKGHLSTKSNAVVDCSVPLSLSASIKYLFSPSDADQQRREKLKKELAQYERELKLTKSSGQTNSKSNSKALFNTLQKLAEEPRNEDDTLIVEVNGYSSFTKSPVTSSERPHQSASNSSEVLTNGAEKNSGFPPSSVDHPSCEARRTSSGASAGRGPRSARPNASRFRLGVSKAPSGDLLDKHSNLFSNRHLPFTPRTLKTEAKSFLSQYRYYTPAKRKKSFTDQRVDAETQTEFSSFKSEFETVETKDFTASEVNITQAPNCMTYGTKENVIPSPLPGSGLPGDEIEDGTLQCSPPRSVCQHSLQRPSRRKIYSDEEELLYLSFIEDVTEEILNLGLFSNRSLERLFERHVRQNKHHLEEEKMRHLLHILKVNLGCTSKENSGKTDDFDALNLLDLEKAARSEPNEHDASIQQERQEYRKALDMLLSSPKDENEAFSSSEFFLPAYKSKYSEGVIIQQVGDETNLGPSIWDEKNPSISDSLTDQETSVTVIEGDSDTEKAEPSSELCCLSPALTRSDQLCSVGGDDEGGVGEPAPRIMEVGIEDCPSEV comes from the exons ATGAATGGCAGCCGAAGAG tcAGAACACCCTCTGTCCTTCCCACATCTGGTCTGTCATGCCTATTTAAAGGACACTTGAGCACCAAAAGTAATG ctgTGGTAGACTGCTCAGTTCCACTCAGCTTGAGTGCCAGCATCAAAT ATTTGTTTTCCCCATCAGATGCAGACCAACAACGAAGAGAGAAACTCAAAAAGGAATTAGCACAATATGAAAGGGAGTTGAAATTAACTAAAAGTTCGGGGCAGACCAATTCTAAAAGTAATTCCAAGGCATTATTTAACACTCTACAAAAG CTTGCAGAAGAACCACGAAATGAAGACGACACATTAATCGTGGAAGTGAATGGATATTCGTCCTTTACAAAGTCACCAGTAACTTCTTCAGAGAGACCGCACCAAAGTGCATCTAACTCCAGCGAAGTCCTCACAAATGGTGCCGAGAAGAACTCGGGCTTCCCCCCGTCCAGCGTGGACCACCCCTCCTGCGAGGCCAGGAGAACGAGCTCTGGAGCCTCGGCTGGCAGGGGGCCCAGGAGCGCGCGCCCAAATGCCAGCCGGTTTCGGTTAGGTGTTTCAAAAGCACCCAGCGGGGACCTTTTGGATAAACATTCTAATCTCTTTTCTAACAGACATTTGCCATTCACTCCACGCACTTTGAAAACAGAAGCAAAGTCTTTCCTGTCACAATATCGATACTACACACctgccaaaaggaaaaagagttTTACAGACCAGCGGGTAGACGCCGAGACCCAGACCGAGTTCAGCAG CTTTAAATCCGAGTTTGAGACAGTTGAGACTAAGGACTTCACAGCCTCGGAAGTGAACATAACGCAG GCACCTAACTGTATGACATACGGAACCAAAGAAAACGTAATTCCTTCACCTTTACCAGGGAGCGGCCTGCCAGGGGACGAGATAGAGGATGGCACTCTTCAGTGTTCCCCGCCAAG gTCAGTGTGTCAGCATTCTCTGCAGCGTCCTTCAAGGAGAAAAATCTACTCTGA TGAGGAAGAACTGTTGTATCTCAGTTTCATTGAAGATGTCACAGAGGAGATTTTGAACCTTGGCTTATTTTCAAACAG GTCTTTAGAACGACTGTTTGAACGACATGTAAGACAAAATAAACACCATTTGGAGGAG GAAAAAATGCGCCACCTGCTGCATATCCTAAAGGTGAATTTAGGCTGCACATCCAAGGAAAACTCAGGAAAGACAGATGACTTTGATGCGTTGAATTTACTTGATTTGGAAAAGGCTGCGCGTTCAGAACCAAACGAACATGATGCGTCGATTCAACAGGAACGTCAGGAATACCGAAAAGCTTTGGATATGTTGTTGTCCTCCCCAAAGGATGAGAACGAGGCGTTCTCCTCAAGTGAATTCTTCCTACCTGCCTATAAATCAAAGTATTCGGAAGGGGTTATAATTCAGCAGGTGGGTGATGAAACGAATCTGGGACCTTCAATTTGGGATGAAAAGAATCCAAGTATTTCAGACAGCTTAACAGACCAAGAAACCTCGGTGACTGTCATTGAAGGTGACAGTGACACTGAAAAGGCTGAGCCTTCAAGTGAACTGTGTTGCCTGAGCCCAGCACTCACCCGGTCTGACCAGCTCTGCAGCGTCGGCGGGGACGATGAGGGCGGCGTGGGGGAGCCAGCGCCTAGAATCATGGAAGTGGGCATTGAGGACTGCCCTTCGGAGGTCTGA
- the SPATA7 gene encoding spermatogenesis-associated protein 7 isoform X7 → MNGSRRAVVDCSVPLSLSASIKYADQQRREKLKKELAQYERELKLTKSSGQTNSKSNSKALFNTLQKLAEEPRNEDDTLIVEVNGYSSFTKSPVTSSERPHQSASNSSEVLTNGAEKNSGFPPSSVDHPSCEARRTSSGASAGRGPRSARPNASRFRLGVSKAPSGDLLDKHSNLFSNRHLPFTPRTLKTEAKSFLSQYRYYTPAKRKKSFTDQRVDAETQTEFSSFKSEFETVETKDFTASEVNITQAPNCMTYGTKENVIPSPLPGSGLPGDEIEDGTLQCSPPRSVCQHSLQRPSRRKIYSDEEELLYLSFIEDVTEEILNLGLFSNRSLERLFERHVRQNKHHLEEEKMRHLLHILKVNLGCTSKENSGKTDDFDALNLLDLEKAARSEPNEHDASIQQERQEYRKALDMLLSSPKDENEAFSSSEFFLPAYKSKYSEGVIIQQVGDETNLGPSIWDEKNPSISDSLTDQETSVTVIEGDSDTEKAEPSSELCCLSPALTRSDQLCSVGGDDEGGVGEPAPRIMEVGIEDCPSEV, encoded by the exons ATGAATGGCAGCCGAAGAG ctgTGGTAGACTGCTCAGTTCCACTCAGCTTGAGTGCCAGCATCAAAT ATGCAGACCAACAACGAAGAGAGAAACTCAAAAAGGAATTAGCACAATATGAAAGGGAGTTGAAATTAACTAAAAGTTCGGGGCAGACCAATTCTAAAAGTAATTCCAAGGCATTATTTAACACTCTACAAAAG CTTGCAGAAGAACCACGAAATGAAGACGACACATTAATCGTGGAAGTGAATGGATATTCGTCCTTTACAAAGTCACCAGTAACTTCTTCAGAGAGACCGCACCAAAGTGCATCTAACTCCAGCGAAGTCCTCACAAATGGTGCCGAGAAGAACTCGGGCTTCCCCCCGTCCAGCGTGGACCACCCCTCCTGCGAGGCCAGGAGAACGAGCTCTGGAGCCTCGGCTGGCAGGGGGCCCAGGAGCGCGCGCCCAAATGCCAGCCGGTTTCGGTTAGGTGTTTCAAAAGCACCCAGCGGGGACCTTTTGGATAAACATTCTAATCTCTTTTCTAACAGACATTTGCCATTCACTCCACGCACTTTGAAAACAGAAGCAAAGTCTTTCCTGTCACAATATCGATACTACACACctgccaaaaggaaaaagagttTTACAGACCAGCGGGTAGACGCCGAGACCCAGACCGAGTTCAGCAG CTTTAAATCCGAGTTTGAGACAGTTGAGACTAAGGACTTCACAGCCTCGGAAGTGAACATAACGCAG GCACCTAACTGTATGACATACGGAACCAAAGAAAACGTAATTCCTTCACCTTTACCAGGGAGCGGCCTGCCAGGGGACGAGATAGAGGATGGCACTCTTCAGTGTTCCCCGCCAAG gTCAGTGTGTCAGCATTCTCTGCAGCGTCCTTCAAGGAGAAAAATCTACTCTGA TGAGGAAGAACTGTTGTATCTCAGTTTCATTGAAGATGTCACAGAGGAGATTTTGAACCTTGGCTTATTTTCAAACAG GTCTTTAGAACGACTGTTTGAACGACATGTAAGACAAAATAAACACCATTTGGAGGAG GAAAAAATGCGCCACCTGCTGCATATCCTAAAGGTGAATTTAGGCTGCACATCCAAGGAAAACTCAGGAAAGACAGATGACTTTGATGCGTTGAATTTACTTGATTTGGAAAAGGCTGCGCGTTCAGAACCAAACGAACATGATGCGTCGATTCAACAGGAACGTCAGGAATACCGAAAAGCTTTGGATATGTTGTTGTCCTCCCCAAAGGATGAGAACGAGGCGTTCTCCTCAAGTGAATTCTTCCTACCTGCCTATAAATCAAAGTATTCGGAAGGGGTTATAATTCAGCAGGTGGGTGATGAAACGAATCTGGGACCTTCAATTTGGGATGAAAAGAATCCAAGTATTTCAGACAGCTTAACAGACCAAGAAACCTCGGTGACTGTCATTGAAGGTGACAGTGACACTGAAAAGGCTGAGCCTTCAAGTGAACTGTGTTGCCTGAGCCCAGCACTCACCCGGTCTGACCAGCTCTGCAGCGTCGGCGGGGACGATGAGGGCGGCGTGGGGGAGCCAGCGCCTAGAATCATGGAAGTGGGCATTGAGGACTGCCCTTCGGAGGTCTGA
- the SPATA7 gene encoding spermatogenesis-associated protein 7 isoform X1 encodes MNGSRRVRTPSVLPTSGLSCLFKGHLSTKSNAFCTDSSSLRLSTLHMVKSHMAVHYNKILSAKAVVDCSVPLSLSASIKYLFSPSDADQQRREKLKKELAQYERELKLTKSSGQTNSKSNSKALFNTLQKLAEEPRNEDDTLIVEVNGYSSFTKSPVTSSERPHQSASNSSEVLTNGAEKNSGFPPSSVDHPSCEARRTSSGASAGRGPRSARPNASRFRLGVSKAPSGDLLDKHSNLFSNRHLPFTPRTLKTEAKSFLSQYRYYTPAKRKKSFTDQRVDAETQTEFSSFKSEFETVETKDFTASEVNITQAPNCMTYGTKENVIPSPLPGSGLPGDEIEDGTLQCSPPRSVCQHSLQRPSRRKIYSDEEELLYLSFIEDVTEEILNLGLFSNRSLERLFERHVRQNKHHLEEEKMRHLLHILKVNLGCTSKENSGKTDDFDALNLLDLEKAARSEPNEHDASIQQERQEYRKALDMLLSSPKDENEAFSSSEFFLPAYKSKYSEGVIIQQVGDETNLGPSIWDEKNPSISDSLTDQETSVTVIEGDSDTEKAEPSSELCCLSPALTRSDQLCSVGGDDEGGVGEPAPRIMEVGIEDCPSEV; translated from the exons ATGAATGGCAGCCGAAGAG tcAGAACACCCTCTGTCCTTCCCACATCTGGTCTGTCATGCCTATTTAAAGGACACTTGAGCACCAAAAGTAATG CTTTTTGCACTGACTCCTCCTCTCTCAGACTAAGCACTCTGCACATGGTCAAGAGTCACATGGCTGTTCACTATAACAAAATCCTTTCAGCCAAAG ctgTGGTAGACTGCTCAGTTCCACTCAGCTTGAGTGCCAGCATCAAAT ATTTGTTTTCCCCATCAGATGCAGACCAACAACGAAGAGAGAAACTCAAAAAGGAATTAGCACAATATGAAAGGGAGTTGAAATTAACTAAAAGTTCGGGGCAGACCAATTCTAAAAGTAATTCCAAGGCATTATTTAACACTCTACAAAAG CTTGCAGAAGAACCACGAAATGAAGACGACACATTAATCGTGGAAGTGAATGGATATTCGTCCTTTACAAAGTCACCAGTAACTTCTTCAGAGAGACCGCACCAAAGTGCATCTAACTCCAGCGAAGTCCTCACAAATGGTGCCGAGAAGAACTCGGGCTTCCCCCCGTCCAGCGTGGACCACCCCTCCTGCGAGGCCAGGAGAACGAGCTCTGGAGCCTCGGCTGGCAGGGGGCCCAGGAGCGCGCGCCCAAATGCCAGCCGGTTTCGGTTAGGTGTTTCAAAAGCACCCAGCGGGGACCTTTTGGATAAACATTCTAATCTCTTTTCTAACAGACATTTGCCATTCACTCCACGCACTTTGAAAACAGAAGCAAAGTCTTTCCTGTCACAATATCGATACTACACACctgccaaaaggaaaaagagttTTACAGACCAGCGGGTAGACGCCGAGACCCAGACCGAGTTCAGCAG CTTTAAATCCGAGTTTGAGACAGTTGAGACTAAGGACTTCACAGCCTCGGAAGTGAACATAACGCAG GCACCTAACTGTATGACATACGGAACCAAAGAAAACGTAATTCCTTCACCTTTACCAGGGAGCGGCCTGCCAGGGGACGAGATAGAGGATGGCACTCTTCAGTGTTCCCCGCCAAG gTCAGTGTGTCAGCATTCTCTGCAGCGTCCTTCAAGGAGAAAAATCTACTCTGA TGAGGAAGAACTGTTGTATCTCAGTTTCATTGAAGATGTCACAGAGGAGATTTTGAACCTTGGCTTATTTTCAAACAG GTCTTTAGAACGACTGTTTGAACGACATGTAAGACAAAATAAACACCATTTGGAGGAG GAAAAAATGCGCCACCTGCTGCATATCCTAAAGGTGAATTTAGGCTGCACATCCAAGGAAAACTCAGGAAAGACAGATGACTTTGATGCGTTGAATTTACTTGATTTGGAAAAGGCTGCGCGTTCAGAACCAAACGAACATGATGCGTCGATTCAACAGGAACGTCAGGAATACCGAAAAGCTTTGGATATGTTGTTGTCCTCCCCAAAGGATGAGAACGAGGCGTTCTCCTCAAGTGAATTCTTCCTACCTGCCTATAAATCAAAGTATTCGGAAGGGGTTATAATTCAGCAGGTGGGTGATGAAACGAATCTGGGACCTTCAATTTGGGATGAAAAGAATCCAAGTATTTCAGACAGCTTAACAGACCAAGAAACCTCGGTGACTGTCATTGAAGGTGACAGTGACACTGAAAAGGCTGAGCCTTCAAGTGAACTGTGTTGCCTGAGCCCAGCACTCACCCGGTCTGACCAGCTCTGCAGCGTCGGCGGGGACGATGAGGGCGGCGTGGGGGAGCCAGCGCCTAGAATCATGGAAGTGGGCATTGAGGACTGCCCTTCGGAGGTCTGA
- the SPATA7 gene encoding spermatogenesis-associated protein 7 isoform X6, translating to MNGSRRAVVDCSVPLSLSASIKYLFSPSDADQQRREKLKKELAQYERELKLTKSSGQTNSKSNSKALFNTLQKLAEEPRNEDDTLIVEVNGYSSFTKSPVTSSERPHQSASNSSEVLTNGAEKNSGFPPSSVDHPSCEARRTSSGASAGRGPRSARPNASRFRLGVSKAPSGDLLDKHSNLFSNRHLPFTPRTLKTEAKSFLSQYRYYTPAKRKKSFTDQRVDAETQTEFSSFKSEFETVETKDFTASEVNITQAPNCMTYGTKENVIPSPLPGSGLPGDEIEDGTLQCSPPRSVCQHSLQRPSRRKIYSDEEELLYLSFIEDVTEEILNLGLFSNRSLERLFERHVRQNKHHLEEEKMRHLLHILKVNLGCTSKENSGKTDDFDALNLLDLEKAARSEPNEHDASIQQERQEYRKALDMLLSSPKDENEAFSSSEFFLPAYKSKYSEGVIIQQVGDETNLGPSIWDEKNPSISDSLTDQETSVTVIEGDSDTEKAEPSSELCCLSPALTRSDQLCSVGGDDEGGVGEPAPRIMEVGIEDCPSEV from the exons ATGAATGGCAGCCGAAGAG ctgTGGTAGACTGCTCAGTTCCACTCAGCTTGAGTGCCAGCATCAAAT ATTTGTTTTCCCCATCAGATGCAGACCAACAACGAAGAGAGAAACTCAAAAAGGAATTAGCACAATATGAAAGGGAGTTGAAATTAACTAAAAGTTCGGGGCAGACCAATTCTAAAAGTAATTCCAAGGCATTATTTAACACTCTACAAAAG CTTGCAGAAGAACCACGAAATGAAGACGACACATTAATCGTGGAAGTGAATGGATATTCGTCCTTTACAAAGTCACCAGTAACTTCTTCAGAGAGACCGCACCAAAGTGCATCTAACTCCAGCGAAGTCCTCACAAATGGTGCCGAGAAGAACTCGGGCTTCCCCCCGTCCAGCGTGGACCACCCCTCCTGCGAGGCCAGGAGAACGAGCTCTGGAGCCTCGGCTGGCAGGGGGCCCAGGAGCGCGCGCCCAAATGCCAGCCGGTTTCGGTTAGGTGTTTCAAAAGCACCCAGCGGGGACCTTTTGGATAAACATTCTAATCTCTTTTCTAACAGACATTTGCCATTCACTCCACGCACTTTGAAAACAGAAGCAAAGTCTTTCCTGTCACAATATCGATACTACACACctgccaaaaggaaaaagagttTTACAGACCAGCGGGTAGACGCCGAGACCCAGACCGAGTTCAGCAG CTTTAAATCCGAGTTTGAGACAGTTGAGACTAAGGACTTCACAGCCTCGGAAGTGAACATAACGCAG GCACCTAACTGTATGACATACGGAACCAAAGAAAACGTAATTCCTTCACCTTTACCAGGGAGCGGCCTGCCAGGGGACGAGATAGAGGATGGCACTCTTCAGTGTTCCCCGCCAAG gTCAGTGTGTCAGCATTCTCTGCAGCGTCCTTCAAGGAGAAAAATCTACTCTGA TGAGGAAGAACTGTTGTATCTCAGTTTCATTGAAGATGTCACAGAGGAGATTTTGAACCTTGGCTTATTTTCAAACAG GTCTTTAGAACGACTGTTTGAACGACATGTAAGACAAAATAAACACCATTTGGAGGAG GAAAAAATGCGCCACCTGCTGCATATCCTAAAGGTGAATTTAGGCTGCACATCCAAGGAAAACTCAGGAAAGACAGATGACTTTGATGCGTTGAATTTACTTGATTTGGAAAAGGCTGCGCGTTCAGAACCAAACGAACATGATGCGTCGATTCAACAGGAACGTCAGGAATACCGAAAAGCTTTGGATATGTTGTTGTCCTCCCCAAAGGATGAGAACGAGGCGTTCTCCTCAAGTGAATTCTTCCTACCTGCCTATAAATCAAAGTATTCGGAAGGGGTTATAATTCAGCAGGTGGGTGATGAAACGAATCTGGGACCTTCAATTTGGGATGAAAAGAATCCAAGTATTTCAGACAGCTTAACAGACCAAGAAACCTCGGTGACTGTCATTGAAGGTGACAGTGACACTGAAAAGGCTGAGCCTTCAAGTGAACTGTGTTGCCTGAGCCCAGCACTCACCCGGTCTGACCAGCTCTGCAGCGTCGGCGGGGACGATGAGGGCGGCGTGGGGGAGCCAGCGCCTAGAATCATGGAAGTGGGCATTGAGGACTGCCCTTCGGAGGTCTGA
- the SPATA7 gene encoding spermatogenesis-associated protein 7 isoform X2: MNGSRRVRTPSVLPTSGLSCLFKGHLSTKSNAFCTDSSSLRLSTLHMVKSHMAVHYNKILSAKAVVDCSVPLSLSASIKYADQQRREKLKKELAQYERELKLTKSSGQTNSKSNSKALFNTLQKLAEEPRNEDDTLIVEVNGYSSFTKSPVTSSERPHQSASNSSEVLTNGAEKNSGFPPSSVDHPSCEARRTSSGASAGRGPRSARPNASRFRLGVSKAPSGDLLDKHSNLFSNRHLPFTPRTLKTEAKSFLSQYRYYTPAKRKKSFTDQRVDAETQTEFSSFKSEFETVETKDFTASEVNITQAPNCMTYGTKENVIPSPLPGSGLPGDEIEDGTLQCSPPRSVCQHSLQRPSRRKIYSDEEELLYLSFIEDVTEEILNLGLFSNRSLERLFERHVRQNKHHLEEEKMRHLLHILKVNLGCTSKENSGKTDDFDALNLLDLEKAARSEPNEHDASIQQERQEYRKALDMLLSSPKDENEAFSSSEFFLPAYKSKYSEGVIIQQVGDETNLGPSIWDEKNPSISDSLTDQETSVTVIEGDSDTEKAEPSSELCCLSPALTRSDQLCSVGGDDEGGVGEPAPRIMEVGIEDCPSEV, from the exons ATGAATGGCAGCCGAAGAG tcAGAACACCCTCTGTCCTTCCCACATCTGGTCTGTCATGCCTATTTAAAGGACACTTGAGCACCAAAAGTAATG CTTTTTGCACTGACTCCTCCTCTCTCAGACTAAGCACTCTGCACATGGTCAAGAGTCACATGGCTGTTCACTATAACAAAATCCTTTCAGCCAAAG ctgTGGTAGACTGCTCAGTTCCACTCAGCTTGAGTGCCAGCATCAAAT ATGCAGACCAACAACGAAGAGAGAAACTCAAAAAGGAATTAGCACAATATGAAAGGGAGTTGAAATTAACTAAAAGTTCGGGGCAGACCAATTCTAAAAGTAATTCCAAGGCATTATTTAACACTCTACAAAAG CTTGCAGAAGAACCACGAAATGAAGACGACACATTAATCGTGGAAGTGAATGGATATTCGTCCTTTACAAAGTCACCAGTAACTTCTTCAGAGAGACCGCACCAAAGTGCATCTAACTCCAGCGAAGTCCTCACAAATGGTGCCGAGAAGAACTCGGGCTTCCCCCCGTCCAGCGTGGACCACCCCTCCTGCGAGGCCAGGAGAACGAGCTCTGGAGCCTCGGCTGGCAGGGGGCCCAGGAGCGCGCGCCCAAATGCCAGCCGGTTTCGGTTAGGTGTTTCAAAAGCACCCAGCGGGGACCTTTTGGATAAACATTCTAATCTCTTTTCTAACAGACATTTGCCATTCACTCCACGCACTTTGAAAACAGAAGCAAAGTCTTTCCTGTCACAATATCGATACTACACACctgccaaaaggaaaaagagttTTACAGACCAGCGGGTAGACGCCGAGACCCAGACCGAGTTCAGCAG CTTTAAATCCGAGTTTGAGACAGTTGAGACTAAGGACTTCACAGCCTCGGAAGTGAACATAACGCAG GCACCTAACTGTATGACATACGGAACCAAAGAAAACGTAATTCCTTCACCTTTACCAGGGAGCGGCCTGCCAGGGGACGAGATAGAGGATGGCACTCTTCAGTGTTCCCCGCCAAG gTCAGTGTGTCAGCATTCTCTGCAGCGTCCTTCAAGGAGAAAAATCTACTCTGA TGAGGAAGAACTGTTGTATCTCAGTTTCATTGAAGATGTCACAGAGGAGATTTTGAACCTTGGCTTATTTTCAAACAG GTCTTTAGAACGACTGTTTGAACGACATGTAAGACAAAATAAACACCATTTGGAGGAG GAAAAAATGCGCCACCTGCTGCATATCCTAAAGGTGAATTTAGGCTGCACATCCAAGGAAAACTCAGGAAAGACAGATGACTTTGATGCGTTGAATTTACTTGATTTGGAAAAGGCTGCGCGTTCAGAACCAAACGAACATGATGCGTCGATTCAACAGGAACGTCAGGAATACCGAAAAGCTTTGGATATGTTGTTGTCCTCCCCAAAGGATGAGAACGAGGCGTTCTCCTCAAGTGAATTCTTCCTACCTGCCTATAAATCAAAGTATTCGGAAGGGGTTATAATTCAGCAGGTGGGTGATGAAACGAATCTGGGACCTTCAATTTGGGATGAAAAGAATCCAAGTATTTCAGACAGCTTAACAGACCAAGAAACCTCGGTGACTGTCATTGAAGGTGACAGTGACACTGAAAAGGCTGAGCCTTCAAGTGAACTGTGTTGCCTGAGCCCAGCACTCACCCGGTCTGACCAGCTCTGCAGCGTCGGCGGGGACGATGAGGGCGGCGTGGGGGAGCCAGCGCCTAGAATCATGGAAGTGGGCATTGAGGACTGCCCTTCGGAGGTCTGA
- the SPATA7 gene encoding spermatogenesis-associated protein 7 isoform X4 has translation MNGSRRVRTPSVLPTSGLSCLFKGHLSTKSNAVVDCSVPLSLSASIKYADQQRREKLKKELAQYERELKLTKSSGQTNSKSNSKALFNTLQKLAEEPRNEDDTLIVEVNGYSSFTKSPVTSSERPHQSASNSSEVLTNGAEKNSGFPPSSVDHPSCEARRTSSGASAGRGPRSARPNASRFRLGVSKAPSGDLLDKHSNLFSNRHLPFTPRTLKTEAKSFLSQYRYYTPAKRKKSFTDQRVDAETQTEFSSFKSEFETVETKDFTASEVNITQAPNCMTYGTKENVIPSPLPGSGLPGDEIEDGTLQCSPPRSVCQHSLQRPSRRKIYSDEEELLYLSFIEDVTEEILNLGLFSNRSLERLFERHVRQNKHHLEEEKMRHLLHILKVNLGCTSKENSGKTDDFDALNLLDLEKAARSEPNEHDASIQQERQEYRKALDMLLSSPKDENEAFSSSEFFLPAYKSKYSEGVIIQQVGDETNLGPSIWDEKNPSISDSLTDQETSVTVIEGDSDTEKAEPSSELCCLSPALTRSDQLCSVGGDDEGGVGEPAPRIMEVGIEDCPSEV, from the exons ATGAATGGCAGCCGAAGAG tcAGAACACCCTCTGTCCTTCCCACATCTGGTCTGTCATGCCTATTTAAAGGACACTTGAGCACCAAAAGTAATG ctgTGGTAGACTGCTCAGTTCCACTCAGCTTGAGTGCCAGCATCAAAT ATGCAGACCAACAACGAAGAGAGAAACTCAAAAAGGAATTAGCACAATATGAAAGGGAGTTGAAATTAACTAAAAGTTCGGGGCAGACCAATTCTAAAAGTAATTCCAAGGCATTATTTAACACTCTACAAAAG CTTGCAGAAGAACCACGAAATGAAGACGACACATTAATCGTGGAAGTGAATGGATATTCGTCCTTTACAAAGTCACCAGTAACTTCTTCAGAGAGACCGCACCAAAGTGCATCTAACTCCAGCGAAGTCCTCACAAATGGTGCCGAGAAGAACTCGGGCTTCCCCCCGTCCAGCGTGGACCACCCCTCCTGCGAGGCCAGGAGAACGAGCTCTGGAGCCTCGGCTGGCAGGGGGCCCAGGAGCGCGCGCCCAAATGCCAGCCGGTTTCGGTTAGGTGTTTCAAAAGCACCCAGCGGGGACCTTTTGGATAAACATTCTAATCTCTTTTCTAACAGACATTTGCCATTCACTCCACGCACTTTGAAAACAGAAGCAAAGTCTTTCCTGTCACAATATCGATACTACACACctgccaaaaggaaaaagagttTTACAGACCAGCGGGTAGACGCCGAGACCCAGACCGAGTTCAGCAG CTTTAAATCCGAGTTTGAGACAGTTGAGACTAAGGACTTCACAGCCTCGGAAGTGAACATAACGCAG GCACCTAACTGTATGACATACGGAACCAAAGAAAACGTAATTCCTTCACCTTTACCAGGGAGCGGCCTGCCAGGGGACGAGATAGAGGATGGCACTCTTCAGTGTTCCCCGCCAAG gTCAGTGTGTCAGCATTCTCTGCAGCGTCCTTCAAGGAGAAAAATCTACTCTGA TGAGGAAGAACTGTTGTATCTCAGTTTCATTGAAGATGTCACAGAGGAGATTTTGAACCTTGGCTTATTTTCAAACAG GTCTTTAGAACGACTGTTTGAACGACATGTAAGACAAAATAAACACCATTTGGAGGAG GAAAAAATGCGCCACCTGCTGCATATCCTAAAGGTGAATTTAGGCTGCACATCCAAGGAAAACTCAGGAAAGACAGATGACTTTGATGCGTTGAATTTACTTGATTTGGAAAAGGCTGCGCGTTCAGAACCAAACGAACATGATGCGTCGATTCAACAGGAACGTCAGGAATACCGAAAAGCTTTGGATATGTTGTTGTCCTCCCCAAAGGATGAGAACGAGGCGTTCTCCTCAAGTGAATTCTTCCTACCTGCCTATAAATCAAAGTATTCGGAAGGGGTTATAATTCAGCAGGTGGGTGATGAAACGAATCTGGGACCTTCAATTTGGGATGAAAAGAATCCAAGTATTTCAGACAGCTTAACAGACCAAGAAACCTCGGTGACTGTCATTGAAGGTGACAGTGACACTGAAAAGGCTGAGCCTTCAAGTGAACTGTGTTGCCTGAGCCCAGCACTCACCCGGTCTGACCAGCTCTGCAGCGTCGGCGGGGACGATGAGGGCGGCGTGGGGGAGCCAGCGCCTAGAATCATGGAAGTGGGCATTGAGGACTGCCCTTCGGAGGTCTGA